The following coding sequences lie in one Xiphias gladius isolate SHS-SW01 ecotype Sanya breed wild chromosome 24, ASM1685928v1, whole genome shotgun sequence genomic window:
- the zgc:91910 gene encoding zinc finger protein 706 has product MARGQQKIQSQQKNAKKAAEKKKSQGADQKTAAKAALVHTCPVCRTQMPDPKTFKQHFESKHPKSPMPPELADVQA; this is encoded by the exons ATGGCTCGTGGGCAGCAGAAGATTCAGTCCCAGCAAAAGAACGCCAAAAAGGCAGCGGAGAAGAAGAAATCTCAGGGCGCTGACCAGAAAACTGCAGCCAAGGCCGCTCTGGTCCACACCTGCCCTGTCTGCCGG actcAGATGCCTGACCCCAAGACTTTTAAGCAGCACTTTGAGAGTAAACACCCCAAGTCCCCCATGCCCCCTGAGCTGGCAGACGTTCAGGCATAA